The following proteins are co-located in the Colletotrichum lupini chromosome 4, complete sequence genome:
- a CDS encoding F-box domain-containing protein translates to MPGTNSSTPSLGFVDLPVEIQTHILEALASSHPASIYAVLPTCKHLYKIALPLSVRTYESAAGSKNTSQYAQKRSRNLDFLRYITITKPELAQHVRRITIKHVSTSLIYRTAPSSKKPLGPESDEIGVYTNMIDASGLSDHVEDWEAVRHEWLRGLADGLVEQQIGLMFLACPKIQVLELGTPLAPRLLPRLIKAAALHGGSMKAPLLHHLREYCGEPEMPKSLFHFFNIGKEFLQLPQLRTFMCASLSSSGPNGHLFDENANPPRSSNVQNLTLLDANITQEGLSTVIRACRELKSFRWTPGDSSFLDMQIKPQDLAQALSPHRDTLECLHIDYQGQWRNQEWYVELEGFFIGTFLREMVSMKTLHIGMEAFTGFTDLWTIPSLYNNFNQEEKVSELKRVPRLVNHIPPNLESLELYGCTMEILTHIRELMDLHQTGEGCASLRKIQLRFNADLVDPSKVSMICDANSSVLDLEFIYDQAPI, encoded by the coding sequence ATGCCTGGCACAAACTCGTCGACGCCCTCCCTTGGGTTCGTCGATTTACCGGTGGAAATCCAAACCCACATCCTCGAGGCTCTCGCCTCCTCACACCCCGCATCGATCTACGCCGTGCTTCCAACATGCAAACATCTCTACAAAATCGCTCTACCTCTCTCAGTCCGAACCTATGAGAGCGCCGCCGGCTCAAAGAACACAAGCCAATACGCGCAGAAGCGCAGCCGCAACCTCGACTTCCTGCGTTACATCACCATCACCAAGCCCGAGCTAGCGCAACATGTCCGCCGCATTACCATCAAACATGTCTCCACCAGCCTCATCTACCGCACTGCCCCATCGAGCAAGAAACCCTTAGGTCCCGAAAGCGATGAGATTGGCGTGTACACCAACATGATTGATGCATCGGGTCTCTCCGATCACGTTGAAGACTGGGAGGCTGTGCGACACGAGTGGCTTCGAGGCCTCGCCGACGGCTTAGTCGAGCAGCAGATTGGCCTCATGTTTCTCGCATGCCCGAAGATCCAGGTCCTCGAATTGGGAACGCCTCTCGCGCCTCGTTTGCTTCCTCGCTTGATCAAGGCTGCGGCATTGCACGGGGGGAGCATGAAGGCCCCGTTACTCCATCACTTGCGAGAGTACTGCGGCGAGCCAGAGATGCCCAAGAGTCTTTTCCACTTCTTCAACATTGGGAAGGAATTCCTGCAACTACCTCAGTTACGGACATTCATGTGCGCGAGTTTATCGAGCAGTGGCCCAAACGGGCACCTCTTCGACGAGAACGCCAATCCGCCCAGGTCTTCAAACGTTCAAAATCTTACTCTGCTAGATGCAAACATTACCCAGGAGGGCCTAAGCACAGTCATCCGTGCTTGCAGAGAGTTGAAGTCATTTCGCTGGACCCCAGGTGACAGCAGTTTCCTAGATATGCAGATAAAGCCGCAAGATCTAGCCCAGGCTCTGTCACCGCATCGAGATACTCTCGAATGTCTGCATATCGACTACCAAGGCCAGTGGCGCAATCAAGAATGGTACGTCGAACTAGAGGGCTTCTTTATCGGTACGTTCCTGCGGGAGATGGTCTCGATGAAGACATTGCACATCGGCATGGAGGCTTTTACTGGTTTCACCGATCTTTGGACAATCCCAAGCCTTTACAACAACTTCAATCAAGAGGAGAAGGTGTCGGAATTGAAGAGAGTTCCGCGACTCGTCAACCATATACCTCCTAATCTGGAGAGCCTCGAGCTGTACGGGTGCACCATGGAGATACTGACTCATATCCGTGAACTTATGGACCTGCATCAGACTGGAGAAGGATGTGCGAGCTTGCGGAAAATTCAGCTACGCTTCAATGCAGACTTGGTTGATCCAAGTAAAGTCAGCATGATTTGCGATGCAAATTCGAGCGTTTTAGACTTGGAATTCATATATGACCAGGCGCCCATTTGA